Part of the Cellulomonas hominis genome, CACGCCGTCTCCAGCGCGCGCGACGTGACCAGCACGGGCAGGTGGGCGAGGACGAGCACGACCTGGACGACGAGGAGGAACGACTGCCACAGGGTCACGTGCTGCTCCGATGTCCGACGGGGTGGGACCGCTGGAACCTGTCGACGTGCCACGGCATCCCGGCTGGTCAGCCCCCGGAACTGGGGCCGTCCGGGATGTCGCCTCGAGGTTACCGCGTTCCCTTCCCCGGGCCTAGGGTCAGCGGCTCCGGGCCGCACCCGACCCGGCACCCGTGTCAACCAGCCCTTGACACCCGGACCGTGTCAAGCCATCGTTGACACCATGACCGCCGACCCGGACGCCCACTCCGCCGCCCCGACCCTGCGCGACCACCTGGCCGCCGCCCTCGAGGCCGCCGACCCGACGCTCGGCGAGCGCCTCGCCCGGGACGCCGGCGCTCACCTCGAGCTGGTGGCGCTCGCCCGCGCGGCCCGGTCCGAGACCGACGTCCTGCTCGCCGCGGCCGTCGAGTCCGCCCGGGGCGCCGGGTGCACCTGGGAGCAGATCGGTGCCGTGCTCGGCATGACCCGGCAGGCCGCGCAGCAGCGGTACGGGCGCCCGGCGCCGGACGAGCCGCCGGCCGCCCCGAACCGGCGGGTGCTGCGGCCGCTGAGCGCGTTCAACGAGATGGCGGCGCTGGCCCGCGCGGAGCGGTACGGCTGGCACAGCGTCGGCTACGGCCCGCTCTACCACGTGCTCGAGCGCGACGACCGGCACTGGGAGCACGCCCGCACCTGGGGCGGGCGACCCGACGGTGCGGGCTGGCAGCCGGTCGGCGGCGGCTGGGGCTGGTGGAGCTACTGGACCCGGCCGCTCGACGCGCCCGCGTTCCCGGGCGACCCCACCGACGCCGAGCTCCTGCACGGCTGAAACCCGCCGCGCCACCAGCGCGCGCAGTGGAAGGTTCGAGCGGACTCGCCGGGGGCGTGTCCGCTCGAACCTTCCACTGCGGACGTGCGGAGCCCGGGTCAGGCGCGCGCGGTGGCCCAGTAGGTGCCGTCGGGGTACTGGTACGTCGCGACCGACTCCTCGTGGATGCGGGCGCTGTAGCCCGGGCGCGACGGCAGCAGGTAGTTCCCGTTCTCCACGAGGCACGGGTCGTCGAAGTGCTCGTGCAGGTGGTCCACGAACTCCGTGACCCGGTTCTCCAGCGTCCCGGACACCGCCACGAAGTCGACGATCGACAGGTGCTGCACGAGCTCGCACAGCCCGACGCCGCCCGCGTGCGGGCACACCGGGACCCCGAACTTCTTCGCCATCAGGTACACCGCGAGGATCTCGTTCACGCTCGCGAGGCGCGCGGAGTCGAGCTGGCAGAAGTCGATCGCCTCCGCCTGGAACAGCTGCTTGAACAGCACGCGGTTCATGCCGTGCTCCCCCGTCGCCACCCCGATCGGCGCGACCGCCTTCCGGATCGCGGCGTGGCCGAGCACGTCGTCGGGGCTGGTGGGCTCCTCGATCCAGAACGGCTCGAACTCCGCGAGCCGCTGCACCCACTCGATCGCCTGCGGCACGTCCCAGACCTGGTTCGCGTCGATCATCAGCCGGACGTCCCAGCCGACGACCTCGCGGGCGATCCGCAGCCGCCGGACGTCCTCCTCCAGGTCCGCGCCGACCTTGAGCTTCACATGCTTGTACCCCGCGTCCACCGCCTCCTGCAGCAGCCGGCGGAGCTTGTCGTCGGAGTAGCCGAGCCAGCCGGCCGAGGTCGTGTAGCAGGGGTAGCCGCCGCGCGCCTCGAGCTCCGCGATCCGCGCCGCCCGGGTGGGCTCGAGCTCGCGCAGCATCGCCACGGCCTCGTCGGCGGTGAGCGCGTCGGGCAGGTAGCGCAGGTCGGTCGCGGCGACGAGCTCCTCCGGGCTCATGTCCACCAGCAGCCGCCACAGCGGCTTGCCCGCGCGCCGGGCCGCCATGTCCCACAGCGCGTTCATGACCGCGGCCATCGCCAGGTGCACGACGCCCTTCTCCGGGCCCAGCCAGCGCAGCTGCGAGTCGGCGGCGAGCTCCCGGTAGGTCGCGCCCAGGTCGTCGAGCAGCGCGTCCGCGTCCCGGCCGATCAGCGGCAGCGCGCGCTGCCGGGCGGCCTCGGCGCACAGGTCGTTCCCCCGGCCGATGGTGAACGTGAACCCGTAGCCCTCCAGGTCGCCGTCGGTCTCCAGCACGACGTAGGCGGCCGAGTAGTCGGCGTCCTTGTTCATCGCGTCGGAGCCGTCGGCGGACAGCGAGGTCGGGAAGCGCAGGTCGTGCACGCGCACGCCGGTGATGGTGGTCATGGGTCCGTGTCTCTCGGTGGTGGGTGGTCAGTGCTCGCCGGGCACGCGGAGCAGCAGCCCCTGCGCGACCAGCGCGGTCCAGAGCTCGGCGGGCACCGTGGCGCGGTACCGCTCGACGGCGGCGTCGACGTGCGCGGCCGTCCGGGTGCCCAGCACGACGGAGGCCACGACGTCGAACGCGAGGGCGTACTGCACCGCGAGCTCCGGGACGGCGACCCCGAACTCGCCGGCCACCGCCGCGATCGCCCGGGCGCGGGCCAGCAGCTCCGCCGGCGCCTGGGCGTAGTCGAAGTGCGCGTCGTCCGGGACCGTCGGCGAGGCGAGGATGCCGGAGTTGTACACGCCCGCCGCGACGATGCCGACGCCGCGCTCCGCCGCCACGGGCACGAGGTCCGCGAGCGCCGTCTGGTCCAGCACGGTCAGCCGGCCCGCCAGCATGACGACGTCCACGTCGCAGCGCCGCACGAGCTCGGTGAGCATCGCCGACTGGTTCATCCCGGCGCCGACCGCCCGCACCACGCCCTGGTCGCGCAGCTCGATCAGCGCGCCGACGCCGGTCGTGGACGCGGCGTCCCAGTGGTCGTCCGGGTCGTGCAGGTAGGCGACGTCGATCCGGTCCAGGCCCAACCGGACCAGGCTCTCCTCGACGGACCGCAGCACGCCGTCGCGGGAGAAGTCCCACCGGCGGCGGGTGGTCGCGGGCACGACGAAGCCCTCGTCGTCGGTCCGGCCAGCGCCGTGCGGGTCGGGCACCAGCAGCCGGCCGACCTTCGTGGACAGCACGAACTCGTCGCGCGGACGGCCGGCGAGCGCGGCGCCGAGCCGGCGCTCGGACAGGCCCAGGCCGTAGTGCGGCGCGGTGTCGAAGTACCGGATGCCGGCCTCCCACGCGCGGTCCACGGCGGCGGTCGACGCCTCGTCGGTCGTCTCGCGGTTCAGGTTCCCGAACTGGGCGGCGCCCAGCCCGATCTCCGTCAGGGCCAGGTCGCCGGCGACCGAGCGGGTCCTCATCGTGTCTCCTCCGGGTCGGATGCCGGTGACTATAGGTCTGATGAATCGACCCTCTCAACCCCGGGATGCCCGGCTAGACTGCGGACCGGGTCGGTCGTAGGGCCCGAGACATCAGACAAGGAGCGCGTGATGAAGAGCTTGTGGGAGGCCGGCGGCACCGCGCACGGCGTGTGGACGACCCTGGCCGACCCGGTGACGATCGGGCTCGCCGCCCGCGCCGGGTTCGACTACACGTGCATCGACATGCAGCACGGCCTGGTCACCGCGAGCGAGCTCCCCGTCGTCCTGCGGTTCCTCGCGGGCAGCGGCACCACGCCGATCGTGCGGGTCCCCTCCTCCGAGACCGCCGTCATCTCGCGGGCGCTCGACCTCGGCGCGCGCGGCGTCGTGCTCCCGATGGTCGACAGCGCCGAGCAGGCGGCGACGGCCGCGGAGGCCGTGCGCTACCCCGGGCTCCCGGGCGGCACCGGCGTGCGCGGGCGGCGGTCCTGGGGCCCGATCTTCGCGGACCTCGACGGCGTGACCCCGCCCGACCGCGCGAACGACGACGCGCTCTGCATCGCCATGATCGAGACCCCGCAGGGC contains:
- a CDS encoding L-fuconate dehydratase, with the translated sequence MTTITGVRVHDLRFPTSLSADGSDAMNKDADYSAAYVVLETDGDLEGYGFTFTIGRGNDLCAEAARQRALPLIGRDADALLDDLGATYRELAADSQLRWLGPEKGVVHLAMAAVMNALWDMAARRAGKPLWRLLVDMSPEELVAATDLRYLPDALTADEAVAMLRELEPTRAARIAELEARGGYPCYTTSAGWLGYSDDKLRRLLQEAVDAGYKHVKLKVGADLEEDVRRLRIAREVVGWDVRLMIDANQVWDVPQAIEWVQRLAEFEPFWIEEPTSPDDVLGHAAIRKAVAPIGVATGEHGMNRVLFKQLFQAEAIDFCQLDSARLASVNEILAVYLMAKKFGVPVCPHAGGVGLCELVQHLSIVDFVAVSGTLENRVTEFVDHLHEHFDDPCLVENGNYLLPSRPGYSARIHEESVATYQYPDGTYWATARA
- a CDS encoding HpcH/HpaI aldolase family protein, whose protein sequence is MKSLWEAGGTAHGVWTTLADPVTIGLAARAGFDYTCIDMQHGLVTASELPVVLRFLAGSGTTPIVRVPSSETAVISRALDLGARGVVLPMVDSAEQAATAAEAVRYPGLPGGTGVRGRRSWGPIFADLDGVTPPDRANDDALCIAMIETPQGFADVERIAAVDGVDVLYVGPYDLALSTGHGQVTYRDDAEVAAMIQHVVDTALAHGKIPAVHCTDLQMVRDWRARGARMLTTGLDTTIVREAMQAHYRAAVGG
- a CDS encoding aldo/keto reductase, translating into MRTRSVAGDLALTEIGLGAAQFGNLNRETTDEASTAAVDRAWEAGIRYFDTAPHYGLGLSERRLGAALAGRPRDEFVLSTKVGRLLVPDPHGAGRTDDEGFVVPATTRRRWDFSRDGVLRSVEESLVRLGLDRIDVAYLHDPDDHWDAASTTGVGALIELRDQGVVRAVGAGMNQSAMLTELVRRCDVDVVMLAGRLTVLDQTALADLVPVAAERGVGIVAAGVYNSGILASPTVPDDAHFDYAQAPAELLARARAIAAVAGEFGVAVPELAVQYALAFDVVASVVLGTRTAAHVDAAVERYRATVPAELWTALVAQGLLLRVPGEH